One Streptosporangium sp. NBC_01495 DNA window includes the following coding sequences:
- a CDS encoding MFS transporter, translating to MLLGFLTLPMLMSGTSVALPRIGADLNASGASLQWVVIGYFLTASSTMLVAGSLGDLFGRRRVFAAGAVVYTAGALTSAIASDILLLDAARTLSGVGAAGVMACGGAILGATFIGPARTRAFAAMGTTAGAGMAIGPTLSGWLVGSLGWRAAFAAFAVVGVLIWAGTVFMTESRAVTRPRIDLPGAVTLIAALALVMFGFNQASEAGWGSVLVLAPVAAGLVSLVVFTMIEHRSPHPVLDLTMLRDRRFMAWCLACLFVAAGPAGVTTFLPTYLQGVNGASAQAAGLTMLMLTAPVLLMPQVGAQLINRGVPARALITVSLLMIAAGNAWLTVLHPGIDALGLLGPLVAIGTGMGLVVGTTDAQAMNQVEPDRLGMAAGFLNTVRAGGATLVITLFGTALINLLQARIGAVGPAARVAAGDLTGPGRSLHATQFTDAWHIALWSVAALCAVAAVAVWALLAPSRREPVVPGGADALTHAGK from the coding sequence GTGCTACTGGGTTTCCTCACCCTCCCGATGCTGATGTCCGGTACGAGCGTCGCGCTGCCGCGGATCGGCGCCGACCTGAATGCCTCGGGCGCGTCCCTGCAGTGGGTGGTCATCGGCTACTTCCTGACCGCCTCGTCCACGATGCTGGTGGCCGGCTCGCTGGGTGACCTGTTCGGTCGCCGTCGCGTCTTCGCCGCCGGTGCCGTCGTTTACACGGCCGGGGCACTGACAAGTGCGATCGCGTCCGACATCCTGCTGCTGGACGCGGCGCGGACGCTGTCGGGTGTGGGCGCCGCCGGGGTGATGGCCTGCGGTGGCGCCATCCTGGGCGCCACCTTCATCGGTCCCGCGCGCACCCGGGCGTTCGCGGCGATGGGCACCACCGCCGGCGCGGGAATGGCGATCGGCCCGACCCTGTCCGGCTGGCTGGTGGGATCGCTCGGCTGGCGCGCCGCCTTCGCCGCCTTCGCCGTCGTGGGCGTGCTCATCTGGGCCGGTACGGTCTTCATGACCGAATCGCGGGCGGTGACGCGGCCCCGGATCGACCTGCCGGGCGCCGTCACCCTCATCGCCGCGCTCGCGCTGGTGATGTTCGGCTTCAACCAGGCCTCCGAGGCCGGGTGGGGGAGCGTGCTCGTGCTCGCGCCCGTCGCCGCCGGGCTGGTCTCGCTGGTGGTGTTCACGATGATCGAGCACCGCAGCCCGCACCCGGTGCTGGACCTGACCATGCTCCGCGACCGGCGGTTCATGGCCTGGTGCCTGGCCTGCCTCTTCGTCGCGGCCGGACCCGCCGGGGTGACGACGTTCCTGCCCACCTATCTCCAGGGCGTGAACGGTGCCTCGGCGCAGGCGGCGGGGCTCACCATGCTGATGCTGACCGCGCCGGTCCTGCTCATGCCCCAGGTCGGAGCTCAGCTGATCAATCGCGGCGTCCCGGCCCGTGCCCTCATCACCGTCAGCCTGCTGATGATCGCGGCGGGCAACGCCTGGCTCACCGTCCTGCACCCCGGCATCGACGCCCTCGGGCTGCTGGGCCCGCTGGTGGCGATCGGGACCGGCATGGGACTGGTGGTCGGCACCACCGACGCCCAGGCCATGAACCAGGTGGAACCGGACCGGCTCGGCATGGCCGCCGGTTTCCTCAACACCGTCCGAGCCGGGGGTGCCACGCTGGTCATCACCCTGTTCGGCACCGCCCTCATCAACCTGCTCCAGGCCAGGATCGGGGCCGTCGGGCCCGCGGCACGGGTCGCCGCGGGCGACCTCACCGGCCCCGGCCGCTCTCTCCACGCCACGCAGTTCACCGACGCCTGGCACATCGCGCTGTGGTCCGTGGCGGCCCTCTGCGCCGTCGCCGCGGTCGCGGTGTGGGCCCTGCTTGCCCCGTCCAGGCGAGAGCCCGTCGTGCCTGGCGGGGCGGACGCCCTCACCCATGCCGGGAAGTAG
- a CDS encoding TetR/AcrR family transcriptional regulator: MAERAGQADGRADRILDAAAELLVRLGYRKVTIEDIAQLAGIGKGTVYLHWRTKQQLFEAVLLRESISYVEKLLDGLRRDPAMLLPHRFVSESFLMVGDRSVLRALSEAYLQRRQSRFADAFLHSQELLASERFYDLMIRHGLLRDDVPNLSYTLSAMMTGFHLNNAADLMGIEVDTRAKAESISFIVKNAFEPPEPPDPEELAKAASEVIAVFEALIPPYRTWIYEYERTHEPG; this comes from the coding sequence ATGGCGGAGCGAGCAGGGCAGGCCGACGGTCGCGCCGACCGGATCCTCGACGCGGCGGCCGAGCTGCTCGTGCGCCTCGGCTACCGGAAGGTGACGATCGAGGACATCGCCCAGCTCGCGGGCATCGGCAAGGGCACGGTCTACCTGCACTGGCGCACCAAGCAGCAGCTGTTCGAGGCCGTGCTGCTACGCGAGTCCATCTCGTACGTCGAGAAGCTCCTCGACGGACTGCGCCGGGATCCGGCGATGCTGCTGCCGCACCGTTTCGTGTCGGAGTCCTTCCTCATGGTGGGCGACAGGTCGGTGCTGCGGGCGCTGTCCGAGGCGTACCTGCAGCGGAGGCAGAGCAGGTTCGCCGACGCCTTCCTGCACAGCCAGGAGCTGCTCGCCTCCGAGCGGTTCTACGACCTGATGATCCGGCACGGCCTGCTCCGCGACGACGTGCCGAACCTGTCGTACACGCTGAGCGCGATGATGACGGGGTTCCACCTCAACAACGCCGCGGACCTGATGGGCATCGAGGTGGACACGCGGGCCAAGGCCGAGTCGATCTCGTTCATCGTCAAAAACGCCTTCGAACCGCCCGAGCCGCCGGATCCCGAGGAACTGGCCAAGGCCGCCTCGGAGGTCATCGCCGTCTTCGAGGCCCTGATCCCGCCCTACCGCACCTGGATCTACGAGTACGAACGCACACACGAGCCCGGCTGA
- a CDS encoding cytochrome P450, translating to MTTIADTWGLHEGHFWLRGRHPDQPVSFDAATGMWNVFGYPEALRILGDPKTFSSDTARVLPSLEMSSEGMLTQMDPPTHGKLRKLVSHAFTPKVVADLEPRIAELTRELLDEVADPDRLELVTDLAYPLPVIVIAELLGVPGSDRHLFKQWVDRMFENTQQFSLVNQSEEQERSMAVAMEQFKHLADYIGEHANDRRRHPRADLLTKLVEAEVDGERLTQAEVVNFANILLVAGHITTTMLLGNTVLCLDAHPGQLARTREDRSTIPAVIEESLRFFSPFATLGRVTNTDVELGGQHVPADRLLMVWVAAANRDPREFADPDVFDPSRVPNPHLGFGRGIHFCIGAPLARLEGKVALNILLDRFPHLRTDPDDPPRFIPSPSMTGVQRLPLLTSGS from the coding sequence ATGACCACCATCGCCGACACATGGGGCCTGCACGAGGGGCACTTCTGGCTGCGCGGACGGCATCCGGACCAGCCGGTGAGCTTCGACGCCGCCACCGGGATGTGGAACGTCTTCGGTTACCCCGAGGCGCTGCGGATCCTCGGCGACCCCAAGACGTTCTCCTCCGACACCGCCCGTGTGCTGCCCAGCCTCGAGATGAGCAGCGAGGGCATGCTGACGCAGATGGACCCGCCCACGCACGGCAAGCTGCGCAAGCTCGTCAGCCACGCCTTCACCCCGAAGGTCGTCGCGGACCTCGAACCGCGGATCGCCGAGCTGACCCGCGAGCTGCTCGACGAGGTGGCCGACCCGGACCGCCTGGAGCTGGTGACCGACCTCGCCTACCCGCTGCCGGTCATCGTCATCGCGGAGCTCCTGGGGGTGCCCGGCAGCGACCGCCACCTGTTCAAGCAGTGGGTGGACAGGATGTTCGAGAACACCCAGCAGTTCTCCCTCGTCAACCAGAGCGAGGAGCAGGAGCGCAGCATGGCGGTCGCCATGGAGCAGTTCAAGCACCTCGCCGACTACATCGGCGAGCACGCCAACGACCGCAGACGCCACCCGCGCGCCGACCTCCTAACCAAACTCGTCGAGGCCGAGGTCGACGGCGAGCGTCTCACCCAGGCCGAGGTGGTGAACTTCGCGAACATCCTGCTCGTGGCCGGGCACATCACCACGACCATGCTGCTGGGCAACACGGTGCTGTGCCTGGACGCCCATCCCGGGCAGCTCGCCAGGACCCGCGAGGACCGGTCGACGATCCCCGCCGTGATCGAGGAGTCCCTGCGCTTCTTCAGCCCGTTCGCCACCCTCGGCCGGGTCACCAACACCGACGTCGAGCTCGGCGGGCAGCACGTTCCCGCCGACCGGCTGCTCATGGTGTGGGTCGCGGCGGCGAACCGCGACCCGAGGGAGTTCGCCGACCCCGACGTGTTCGACCCCTCCCGCGTCCCCAACCCCCACCTCGGCTTCGGCAGGGGCATTCACTTCTGCATCGGCGCGCCGCTGGCACGCCTGGAGGGCAAGGTCGCGCTCAACATCCTGCTCGACCGCTTTCCTCACCTGCGCACCGATCCGGACGACCCGCCGCGGTTCATCCCGAGCCCGAGCATGACCGGGGTACAAAGGCTGCCGCTGCTCACCTCCGGTTCCTGA
- a CDS encoding SAM-dependent methyltransferase: MTDISGINPNVPHQARVWDYLGGGKNNYEADRIAAEYILQSYPQMESVVRQARAFQGRAVRFLVNEAGIRQFLDVGTGLPTLEHTHDVAQRADPTCRIVYVDNDPLVLTHAQALLSSSPEGECAYIEADARDPEAILRAAADTLDFTQPIALMLFGVMGTVYDNDEARALVRRFMDALPSGSYLVFEDGTNVVIPDAAKEVEQLVEEGRAYDYRLRTPEQIAQFFEGLEVLDPGVVSVSRWRPEHSTWGSPHEVDAFGGVGRKA; encoded by the coding sequence ATGACCGATATCTCCGGCATCAATCCCAACGTGCCGCACCAGGCCCGGGTGTGGGATTACCTGGGCGGCGGCAAGAACAACTACGAGGCCGACAGGATCGCCGCGGAGTACATCCTCCAGAGCTATCCGCAGATGGAGAGCGTCGTGCGGCAGGCGCGCGCGTTCCAGGGCCGTGCCGTTCGCTTCCTGGTGAACGAGGCCGGAATCCGGCAGTTCCTCGATGTCGGCACCGGGCTTCCCACCCTTGAGCACACCCACGACGTCGCGCAGCGGGCGGACCCGACGTGCCGGATCGTCTATGTCGACAACGACCCGCTGGTGCTCACGCACGCCCAGGCGCTGCTCTCCAGCAGCCCCGAGGGGGAGTGCGCCTACATCGAGGCCGACGCCCGCGATCCGGAGGCGATCCTGCGGGCCGCGGCCGACACCCTGGACTTCACCCAGCCGATCGCGTTGATGCTGTTCGGGGTGATGGGCACCGTCTACGACAACGACGAGGCGCGGGCTCTTGTCCGCCGGTTCATGGACGCGCTGCCCTCGGGGAGCTACCTGGTGTTCGAGGACGGTACGAACGTGGTGATCCCGGACGCGGCCAAGGAGGTGGAGCAGCTCGTGGAGGAGGGCCGCGCCTACGACTACCGGCTGCGGACCCCCGAGCAGATCGCCCAGTTCTTCGAGGGTCTGGAAGTGCTGGACCCCGGCGTGGTGTCGGTGTCGCGGTGGCGTCCCGAGCACAGCACATGGGGTTCGCCGCACGAGGTGGACGCGTTCGGCGGAGTCGGCCGCAAAGCCTGA
- a CDS encoding SAM-dependent methyltransferase: protein MDDQASPAGVDPSVPNIARMYDYYLDGKDNFAADRAAAEQILKLFPDTRDSARENRAFLARAVRHVVESGVQQIVDLGSGLPTRGNTHEIAHGIAPDTRVVYVDYDAVVCAHSRALLGNGDNVTVVQADVRTPETLLAELREHVDFDRPVAFLLLAILHFVPDENPDGAGAYQIIERLREVSAPGSHLVLSHAIDARPDSTPEALEIYKRATAALSLRTHAEIVRFFDGYELAEPGLVFPQDWRPTDPPLFGERKAPVGYVGVGRKS, encoded by the coding sequence GTGGATGATCAGGCTTCGCCGGCCGGGGTCGACCCGAGCGTGCCCAACATCGCCCGGATGTACGACTACTACCTGGACGGCAAGGACAACTTCGCCGCCGACAGGGCAGCGGCCGAGCAGATTCTGAAGCTCTTCCCCGACACTCGCGACTCCGCGCGGGAGAACCGGGCGTTCCTCGCACGCGCCGTACGCCATGTCGTCGAGTCGGGTGTCCAGCAGATCGTGGATCTGGGCTCCGGGCTGCCCACGCGGGGCAACACGCACGAGATCGCGCACGGGATCGCGCCCGACACCCGCGTGGTCTACGTGGACTACGACGCCGTCGTGTGCGCGCACAGCCGGGCGCTCCTGGGGAACGGCGACAACGTCACCGTCGTGCAGGCCGACGTGCGTACCCCGGAGACGCTGCTGGCCGAGCTGCGCGAGCACGTCGACTTCGACCGGCCCGTGGCGTTCCTGCTGCTCGCCATCCTGCACTTCGTCCCGGACGAGAACCCCGACGGCGCAGGCGCGTACCAGATCATCGAGCGGCTGCGCGAGGTGAGCGCGCCGGGCAGCCACCTCGTTCTCAGTCACGCGATCGACGCCCGCCCCGACAGCACGCCGGAGGCGCTGGAGATCTACAAGCGGGCCACCGCGGCGCTGAGCCTGCGCACGCACGCGGAGATCGTCCGCTTCTTCGACGGCTATGAGCTGGCCGAGCCCGGCCTGGTGTTCCCCCAGGACTGGCGCCCCACCGACCCGCCCCTGTTCGGCGAGCGGAAAGCTCCGGTCGGCTACGTCGGAGTGGGCCGCAAGTCCTGA
- a CDS encoding pyridoxamine 5'-phosphate oxidase family protein, whose product METQGWESIDSAEELRELLGTPKPAVIAKERRTLHALDRAWLAASPFCLVATSDADGRCDVSPKGDPPGFTLVLDDSTIAVPERPGNRRADGFHNILRNPHVGLIYFVPGRGDTLRVNGRVSLVREAPFFDRMVVKGHRPQLAIVVEIEQIFHHCAKAFLRSELWRPESWNPDALPSRARIAQALERPEDPIEELERYYGPSYAEGMYG is encoded by the coding sequence ATGGAGACCCAGGGCTGGGAATCGATCGACTCCGCGGAGGAGTTGCGGGAGCTGCTCGGCACCCCCAAGCCGGCCGTGATCGCGAAGGAGCGGCGGACCCTGCACGCGCTGGACCGGGCCTGGCTGGCCGCCTCGCCGTTCTGCCTCGTCGCGACCTCGGACGCCGACGGCCGCTGTGACGTCTCGCCCAAGGGTGACCCGCCCGGATTCACGCTGGTCCTGGACGACTCGACGATCGCGGTCCCCGAACGGCCCGGCAACCGCAGGGCGGACGGATTCCACAACATCCTGCGCAACCCGCACGTCGGCCTGATCTACTTCGTCCCCGGTCGCGGCGACACCCTGCGCGTCAACGGCAGGGTGAGCCTGGTGCGCGAGGCCCCCTTCTTCGACCGGATGGTGGTCAAGGGACACCGTCCGCAGCTCGCGATCGTGGTCGAGATCGAGCAGATCTTCCACCACTGCGCCAAGGCGTTCCTCCGCTCGGAACTGTGGCGCCCGGAGAGCTGGAACCCGGACGCCCTGCCCTCGCGGGCACGCATCGCCCAGGCACTGGAACGACCGGAGGACCCGATCGAGGAGCTGGAGCGCTACTACGGCCCCTCCTACGCGGAGGGGATGTACGGCTGA
- a CDS encoding DUF6879 family protein, with the protein MTVEATFDDVFGQCRRFALHLEMRDDYGTSSPGFVAWRDGVPFDRADFDASWVTLVSGAVARGVAVRRARIVSEPVSDYIRYEHSATPYANLAGGEQVRWLPRRLASDLSLPGNDFWLFDERLIRFGHFSGAGEPTGHELCDDPAVIKLCLTAFEAAWERGVDHTEYRPI; encoded by the coding sequence GTGACGGTGGAAGCGACGTTCGATGACGTGTTCGGCCAGTGCCGCCGTTTCGCGTTGCATCTGGAGATGCGTGACGACTACGGCACCTCCAGTCCGGGATTCGTCGCCTGGCGCGACGGTGTTCCCTTCGACCGCGCTGACTTCGACGCCTCGTGGGTGACGTTGGTCAGTGGCGCGGTCGCTCGGGGGGTGGCCGTACGACGTGCCCGGATCGTGTCGGAACCGGTGAGCGACTACATCCGCTACGAGCACTCGGCCACCCCCTACGCCAACCTCGCCGGAGGCGAGCAGGTGCGCTGGCTCCCCCGGCGACTGGCATCCGACCTGTCCCTTCCCGGCAACGACTTCTGGCTGTTCGACGAACGGCTGATTCGGTTCGGTCACTTCTCGGGAGCCGGCGAGCCCACTGGTCACGAGTTGTGCGACGACCCCGCCGTGATCAAGCTGTGCCTGACGGCGTTCGAGGCCGCCTGGGAACGAGGCGTTGATCACACGGAGTATCGGCCCATCTGA
- a CDS encoding DUF6879 family protein, whose product MRDVYTPDDPAYLRWKVDGTIDVDAYWREWLELVGATVARGVGVRRARIVSEPVTEYIRHEYDLTTPLNIAAGESVRWLPRRQASDLALPGNDFWVFDDHLVRFGFFSGDGDYLGEELTSDPALIKLCLSAFDSVWERAVDHAAYRPV is encoded by the coding sequence ATGCGCGACGTCTACACCCCTGACGATCCCGCCTACCTTCGCTGGAAGGTGGACGGGACCATCGACGTGGACGCTTACTGGCGTGAGTGGCTGGAGCTGGTGGGTGCGACGGTCGCCCGGGGAGTGGGCGTTCGCCGGGCTCGCATCGTCTCTGAGCCGGTGACCGAATACATACGGCATGAATACGACCTCACAACCCCGCTGAACATCGCGGCCGGCGAGTCGGTGCGATGGCTGCCTCGCAGGCAGGCCTCAGATCTTGCGCTACCTGGGAATGATTTCTGGGTGTTCGACGACCATCTGGTCCGATTCGGCTTTTTCTCTGGTGACGGCGACTACCTGGGCGAGGAGCTGACCAGCGATCCCGCGCTGATCAAACTGTGTCTTTCCGCCTTCGACTCCGTCTGGGAACGCGCCGTCGACCACGCGGCGTACCGGCCCGTCTGA
- a CDS encoding helix-turn-helix domain-containing protein produces the protein MSTSPHSGSQQARQALADRLREIRLDAGLTARAIAEAAGWHESKCSRIEHARTLPSDADIRAWCTACDAQDQINDLIATSRAVDSMYVEWRRLQKSGLRRLQDSKVPLYEATRHFRVYCSHVIPGFLQTSEYAHALLAAFGAFHGVRDDTEKAVAARIARSRVLYEGNRRFALLVEESVLRYRIGDAEVMAGQLAHLLTVMSLPSISLGVIPFTAERRIWALEGFNVFDEDLVQVELLTASLSVTQPSEVALYKKGFAKLAEVAVYGLHARALITAASETVDPPHTR, from the coding sequence GTGTCCACCTCGCCGCATTCCGGTAGCCAGCAGGCCCGCCAGGCCCTGGCCGACCGCCTCCGTGAGATTCGCCTTGATGCGGGTCTGACCGCCCGTGCGATCGCGGAGGCCGCGGGGTGGCACGAGTCCAAGTGTTCCCGGATCGAACACGCCCGTACGCTCCCCTCCGATGCCGACATCCGGGCGTGGTGTACGGCGTGCGACGCTCAAGACCAGATAAACGATCTGATCGCCACATCGCGGGCGGTCGATTCGATGTATGTCGAATGGCGCCGACTCCAGAAATCAGGACTCCGCCGGCTCCAGGACTCCAAGGTCCCGCTTTACGAAGCTACTCGCCACTTTCGCGTGTACTGCTCCCATGTGATACCCGGATTTCTCCAGACCTCTGAGTACGCCCACGCCCTTCTGGCGGCGTTCGGAGCGTTTCATGGCGTACGCGACGACACGGAGAAAGCCGTTGCCGCCCGGATCGCACGCTCGCGCGTTCTGTACGAAGGCAACCGCCGTTTCGCCTTGCTGGTTGAGGAATCGGTGTTGCGCTACCGTATCGGCGACGCCGAGGTGATGGCCGGGCAGCTCGCTCATCTGCTGACAGTCATGTCGCTGCCCTCGATATCCCTGGGAGTGATTCCTTTCACGGCCGAGCGTCGCATCTGGGCATTGGAGGGCTTCAACGTTTTCGATGAGGATCTGGTCCAGGTAGAACTGCTTACGGCGTCCCTTTCCGTCACTCAGCCCTCAGAGGTCGCCCTGTACAAGAAGGGCTTCGCGAAGCTGGCCGAAGTCGCCGTCTACGGTCTTCATGCCCGTGCTCTGATCACAGCGGCGAGCGAGACCGTCGATCCTCCGCATACTCGCTGA
- a CDS encoding DUF397 domain-containing protein gives MHPAPSHLKWQKSTYSSQSGNCVEVANLPGGGRAVRDSKDPNGPTLDFTADEWRTFIGYVKNSEIA, from the coding sequence ATGCACCCCGCCCCCTCCCATCTGAAGTGGCAAAAGAGCACCTACAGCAGCCAGAGCGGCAACTGCGTCGAGGTCGCGAACCTGCCCGGAGGCGGCAGGGCCGTACGAGACAGCAAGGACCCCAACGGCCCCACACTGGACTTCACCGCTGATGAGTGGCGCACGTTCATTGGCTACGTGAAGAACAGTGAGATCGCCTGA